A single genomic interval of Paralichthys olivaceus isolate ysfri-2021 chromosome 7, ASM2471397v2, whole genome shotgun sequence harbors:
- the bend7 gene encoding BEN domain-containing protein 7 isoform X1 — MEFGERKRRRKSRSFKLVTDEADYDSSCVMNPSCKDPYVEPKVAAVPEVVWLGDEGMEIKRQITGMMRLLSDKSSRAYHRVGAEQDSSAKEPLEAGCRAWLHQPAPLSLVSEDHQSNSWSSAEDMGLAPTSTISTPIPNGPGCGQYSTRSKALRILNHSNEVIKVNEANDVVPPAASETPCCMCNCKGTLQAILQELRAMRRLMQAQKVSLERQEQTASPCQPRLGPGPTPRRRPRKRRPIYKVAPLSVSGTRRAALSPLEASPLIAAPAESGKRQESENQQDSSAANRHPVSSEVSVLPPQNNPVTFNNSQSPLLNQLREPRPLESEVRLAKDYDVFISKAQLDSILVNYTRSGSLLFRKLVCAFFDDTTLANSLPNGKRKRGLNDNRKGLDQNIVGAIKVFTEKYCTEHRIEKLPGPRDWVQILQDQIKLARRRLKRDAAEAEEVLNGPSTSMRHTILLIYLFVYIYLSLPAPIDCI, encoded by the exons ATGGAGTttggggagaggaagaggagaaggaagtcTCGGAGCTTCAAACTGGTCACGGATGAAG CAGATTATGATTCATCTTGTGTGATGAATCCCAGCTGTAAGGATCCATATGTGGAGCCTAAGGTTGCTGCTGTGCCTGAAG TAGTTTGGCTGGGGGATGAGGGCATGGAGATCAAGAGGCAAATTACAGGAATGATGCGACTTCTGAGCGATAAGAGCAGCAGGGCCTATCACCGTGTGGGAGCAGAGCAGGACAGCTCAGCGAAGGAGCCCCTGGAGGCAGGGTGTCGAGCCTGGCTACATCAGCCTGCACCTTTGTCTCTTGTATCAGAGGACCACCAGAGCAACAGCTGGAGCTCCGCAGAGGACATGGGGCTTGCACCGACTTCAACCATATCTACTCCCATCCCCAACGGTCCAGGCTGTGGCCAGTACAGCACCCGCTCCAAGGCCCTGAGGATCCTCAACCACTCAAACGAGGTCATCAAAGTGAATGAGGCTAACG ATGTGGTACCACCTGCTGCGTCAGAGACCCCCTGCTGCATGTGTAACTGTAAGGGCACCTTGCAGGCCATTCTGCAGGAGCTGCGTGCCATGAGGAGGCTGATGCAGGCACAAAAAG TGTCGCTGGAAAGGCAGGAACAGACAGCATCACCATGCCAACCTCGTCTCGGTCCAGGACCCACTCCTCGTCGTAGGCCGCGCAAGAGGAGGCCGATCTATAAAGTGGCACCGCTGAGTGTGTCTGGTACAAGGAGAGCAGCTCTCAGCCCTCTGGAGGCATCGCCACTCATAGCTGCACCTGCAGAATCTGGAAAGAGGCAGGAATCAGAGAACCAGCAGGACTCGTCCGCAGCCAACAGACATCCCGTCtcctctgaggtttctgtgctGCCACCTCAGAACAATCCAGTGACTTTTAACAACTCGCAGAGTCCTCTCCTGAACCAGTTAAGGGAACCTCGGCCATTAGAG TCTGAGGTGCGTCTTGCCAAGGATTACgatgtgtttatttcaaaaGCTCAGCTGGACTCCATCCTCGTCAACTACACACGCTCTGGGAGCCTGCTGTTTCGGAAACTG GTGTGTGCCTTCTTTGATGATACTACCCTGGCCAATTCCTTGCCAAATggtaaaagaaagagaggactCAATGACAATCGTAAGGGCTTGGACCAGAACATTGTAGGTGCCATTAAAG TTTTTACAGAGAAATACTGCACCGAACACCGAATAGAGAAGTTGCCTGGGCCTCGAGACTGGGTTCAGATCCTTCAAGATCAGATCAAACTCGCCAGgaggaggctgaaaagag ATGCTGCAGAGGCAGAAGAAGTCTTAAATGGACCTTCTACAAGTATGAGACACACTATCCTGCTCATTTATCTATTTGTGTACATTTATCTTTCCTTGCCTGCAccaatagactgtatataa
- the bend7 gene encoding BEN domain-containing protein 7 isoform X5: MEFGERKRRRKSRSFKLVTDEADYDSSCVMNPSCKDPYVEPKVAAVPEVVWLGDEGMEIKRQITGMMRLLSDKSSRAYHRVGAEQDSSAKEPLEAGCRAWLHQPAPLSLVSEDHQSNSWSSAEDMGLAPTSTISTPIPNGPGCGQYSTRSKALRILNHSNEVIKVNEANDVVPPAASETPCCMCNCKGTLQAILQELRAMRRLMQAQKVSLERQEQTASPCQPRLGPGPTPRRRPRKRRPIYKVAPLSVSGTRRAALSPLEASPLIAAPAESGKRQESENQQDSSAANRHPVSSEVSVLPPQNNPVTFNNSQSPLLNQLREPRPLESEVRLAKDYDVFISKAQLDSILVNYTRSGSLLFRKLVCAFFDDTTLANSLPNGKRKRGLNDNRKGLDQNIVGAIKVFTEKYCTEHRIEKLPGPRDWVQILQDQIKLARRRLKRDAAEAEEVLNGPSTSYNYNKPASVEGTVVNMTG; encoded by the exons ATGGAGTttggggagaggaagaggagaaggaagtcTCGGAGCTTCAAACTGGTCACGGATGAAG CAGATTATGATTCATCTTGTGTGATGAATCCCAGCTGTAAGGATCCATATGTGGAGCCTAAGGTTGCTGCTGTGCCTGAAG TAGTTTGGCTGGGGGATGAGGGCATGGAGATCAAGAGGCAAATTACAGGAATGATGCGACTTCTGAGCGATAAGAGCAGCAGGGCCTATCACCGTGTGGGAGCAGAGCAGGACAGCTCAGCGAAGGAGCCCCTGGAGGCAGGGTGTCGAGCCTGGCTACATCAGCCTGCACCTTTGTCTCTTGTATCAGAGGACCACCAGAGCAACAGCTGGAGCTCCGCAGAGGACATGGGGCTTGCACCGACTTCAACCATATCTACTCCCATCCCCAACGGTCCAGGCTGTGGCCAGTACAGCACCCGCTCCAAGGCCCTGAGGATCCTCAACCACTCAAACGAGGTCATCAAAGTGAATGAGGCTAACG ATGTGGTACCACCTGCTGCGTCAGAGACCCCCTGCTGCATGTGTAACTGTAAGGGCACCTTGCAGGCCATTCTGCAGGAGCTGCGTGCCATGAGGAGGCTGATGCAGGCACAAAAAG TGTCGCTGGAAAGGCAGGAACAGACAGCATCACCATGCCAACCTCGTCTCGGTCCAGGACCCACTCCTCGTCGTAGGCCGCGCAAGAGGAGGCCGATCTATAAAGTGGCACCGCTGAGTGTGTCTGGTACAAGGAGAGCAGCTCTCAGCCCTCTGGAGGCATCGCCACTCATAGCTGCACCTGCAGAATCTGGAAAGAGGCAGGAATCAGAGAACCAGCAGGACTCGTCCGCAGCCAACAGACATCCCGTCtcctctgaggtttctgtgctGCCACCTCAGAACAATCCAGTGACTTTTAACAACTCGCAGAGTCCTCTCCTGAACCAGTTAAGGGAACCTCGGCCATTAGAG TCTGAGGTGCGTCTTGCCAAGGATTACgatgtgtttatttcaaaaGCTCAGCTGGACTCCATCCTCGTCAACTACACACGCTCTGGGAGCCTGCTGTTTCGGAAACTG GTGTGTGCCTTCTTTGATGATACTACCCTGGCCAATTCCTTGCCAAATggtaaaagaaagagaggactCAATGACAATCGTAAGGGCTTGGACCAGAACATTGTAGGTGCCATTAAAG TTTTTACAGAGAAATACTGCACCGAACACCGAATAGAGAAGTTGCCTGGGCCTCGAGACTGGGTTCAGATCCTTCAAGATCAGATCAAACTCGCCAGgaggaggctgaaaagag ATGCTGCAGAGGCAGAAGAAGTCTTAAATGGACCTTCTACAA GCTACAACTACAACAAACCTGCAAGTGTGGAGGGGACAGTGGTGAACATGACAGGTTGA
- the bend7 gene encoding BEN domain-containing protein 7 isoform X2, with protein MEFGERKRRRKSRSFKLVTDEADYDSSCVMNPSCKDPYVEPKVAAVPEVWLGDEGMEIKRQITGMMRLLSDKSSRAYHRVGAEQDSSAKEPLEAGCRAWLHQPAPLSLVSEDHQSNSWSSAEDMGLAPTSTISTPIPNGPGCGQYSTRSKALRILNHSNEVIKVNEANDVVPPAASETPCCMCNCKGTLQAILQELRAMRRLMQAQKVSLERQEQTASPCQPRLGPGPTPRRRPRKRRPIYKVAPLSVSGTRRAALSPLEASPLIAAPAESGKRQESENQQDSSAANRHPVSSEVSVLPPQNNPVTFNNSQSPLLNQLREPRPLESEVRLAKDYDVFISKAQLDSILVNYTRSGSLLFRKLVCAFFDDTTLANSLPNGKRKRGLNDNRKGLDQNIVGAIKVFTEKYCTEHRIEKLPGPRDWVQILQDQIKLARRRLKRDAAEAEEVLNGPSTSMRHTILLIYLFVYIYLSLPAPIDCI; from the exons ATGGAGTttggggagaggaagaggagaaggaagtcTCGGAGCTTCAAACTGGTCACGGATGAAG CAGATTATGATTCATCTTGTGTGATGAATCCCAGCTGTAAGGATCCATATGTGGAGCCTAAGGTTGCTGCTGTGCCTGAAG TTTGGCTGGGGGATGAGGGCATGGAGATCAAGAGGCAAATTACAGGAATGATGCGACTTCTGAGCGATAAGAGCAGCAGGGCCTATCACCGTGTGGGAGCAGAGCAGGACAGCTCAGCGAAGGAGCCCCTGGAGGCAGGGTGTCGAGCCTGGCTACATCAGCCTGCACCTTTGTCTCTTGTATCAGAGGACCACCAGAGCAACAGCTGGAGCTCCGCAGAGGACATGGGGCTTGCACCGACTTCAACCATATCTACTCCCATCCCCAACGGTCCAGGCTGTGGCCAGTACAGCACCCGCTCCAAGGCCCTGAGGATCCTCAACCACTCAAACGAGGTCATCAAAGTGAATGAGGCTAACG ATGTGGTACCACCTGCTGCGTCAGAGACCCCCTGCTGCATGTGTAACTGTAAGGGCACCTTGCAGGCCATTCTGCAGGAGCTGCGTGCCATGAGGAGGCTGATGCAGGCACAAAAAG TGTCGCTGGAAAGGCAGGAACAGACAGCATCACCATGCCAACCTCGTCTCGGTCCAGGACCCACTCCTCGTCGTAGGCCGCGCAAGAGGAGGCCGATCTATAAAGTGGCACCGCTGAGTGTGTCTGGTACAAGGAGAGCAGCTCTCAGCCCTCTGGAGGCATCGCCACTCATAGCTGCACCTGCAGAATCTGGAAAGAGGCAGGAATCAGAGAACCAGCAGGACTCGTCCGCAGCCAACAGACATCCCGTCtcctctgaggtttctgtgctGCCACCTCAGAACAATCCAGTGACTTTTAACAACTCGCAGAGTCCTCTCCTGAACCAGTTAAGGGAACCTCGGCCATTAGAG TCTGAGGTGCGTCTTGCCAAGGATTACgatgtgtttatttcaaaaGCTCAGCTGGACTCCATCCTCGTCAACTACACACGCTCTGGGAGCCTGCTGTTTCGGAAACTG GTGTGTGCCTTCTTTGATGATACTACCCTGGCCAATTCCTTGCCAAATggtaaaagaaagagaggactCAATGACAATCGTAAGGGCTTGGACCAGAACATTGTAGGTGCCATTAAAG TTTTTACAGAGAAATACTGCACCGAACACCGAATAGAGAAGTTGCCTGGGCCTCGAGACTGGGTTCAGATCCTTCAAGATCAGATCAAACTCGCCAGgaggaggctgaaaagag ATGCTGCAGAGGCAGAAGAAGTCTTAAATGGACCTTCTACAAGTATGAGACACACTATCCTGCTCATTTATCTATTTGTGTACATTTATCTTTCCTTGCCTGCAccaatagactgtatataa
- the bend7 gene encoding BEN domain-containing protein 7 isoform X3 produces the protein MEFGERKRRRKSRSFKLVTDEDYDSSCVMNPSCKDPYVEPKVAAVPEVVWLGDEGMEIKRQITGMMRLLSDKSSRAYHRVGAEQDSSAKEPLEAGCRAWLHQPAPLSLVSEDHQSNSWSSAEDMGLAPTSTISTPIPNGPGCGQYSTRSKALRILNHSNEVIKVNEANDVVPPAASETPCCMCNCKGTLQAILQELRAMRRLMQAQKVSLERQEQTASPCQPRLGPGPTPRRRPRKRRPIYKVAPLSVSGTRRAALSPLEASPLIAAPAESGKRQESENQQDSSAANRHPVSSEVSVLPPQNNPVTFNNSQSPLLNQLREPRPLESEVRLAKDYDVFISKAQLDSILVNYTRSGSLLFRKLVCAFFDDTTLANSLPNGKRKRGLNDNRKGLDQNIVGAIKVFTEKYCTEHRIEKLPGPRDWVQILQDQIKLARRRLKRDAAEAEEVLNGPSTSMRHTILLIYLFVYIYLSLPAPIDCI, from the exons ATGGAGTttggggagaggaagaggagaaggaagtcTCGGAGCTTCAAACTGGTCACGGATGAAG ATTATGATTCATCTTGTGTGATGAATCCCAGCTGTAAGGATCCATATGTGGAGCCTAAGGTTGCTGCTGTGCCTGAAG TAGTTTGGCTGGGGGATGAGGGCATGGAGATCAAGAGGCAAATTACAGGAATGATGCGACTTCTGAGCGATAAGAGCAGCAGGGCCTATCACCGTGTGGGAGCAGAGCAGGACAGCTCAGCGAAGGAGCCCCTGGAGGCAGGGTGTCGAGCCTGGCTACATCAGCCTGCACCTTTGTCTCTTGTATCAGAGGACCACCAGAGCAACAGCTGGAGCTCCGCAGAGGACATGGGGCTTGCACCGACTTCAACCATATCTACTCCCATCCCCAACGGTCCAGGCTGTGGCCAGTACAGCACCCGCTCCAAGGCCCTGAGGATCCTCAACCACTCAAACGAGGTCATCAAAGTGAATGAGGCTAACG ATGTGGTACCACCTGCTGCGTCAGAGACCCCCTGCTGCATGTGTAACTGTAAGGGCACCTTGCAGGCCATTCTGCAGGAGCTGCGTGCCATGAGGAGGCTGATGCAGGCACAAAAAG TGTCGCTGGAAAGGCAGGAACAGACAGCATCACCATGCCAACCTCGTCTCGGTCCAGGACCCACTCCTCGTCGTAGGCCGCGCAAGAGGAGGCCGATCTATAAAGTGGCACCGCTGAGTGTGTCTGGTACAAGGAGAGCAGCTCTCAGCCCTCTGGAGGCATCGCCACTCATAGCTGCACCTGCAGAATCTGGAAAGAGGCAGGAATCAGAGAACCAGCAGGACTCGTCCGCAGCCAACAGACATCCCGTCtcctctgaggtttctgtgctGCCACCTCAGAACAATCCAGTGACTTTTAACAACTCGCAGAGTCCTCTCCTGAACCAGTTAAGGGAACCTCGGCCATTAGAG TCTGAGGTGCGTCTTGCCAAGGATTACgatgtgtttatttcaaaaGCTCAGCTGGACTCCATCCTCGTCAACTACACACGCTCTGGGAGCCTGCTGTTTCGGAAACTG GTGTGTGCCTTCTTTGATGATACTACCCTGGCCAATTCCTTGCCAAATggtaaaagaaagagaggactCAATGACAATCGTAAGGGCTTGGACCAGAACATTGTAGGTGCCATTAAAG TTTTTACAGAGAAATACTGCACCGAACACCGAATAGAGAAGTTGCCTGGGCCTCGAGACTGGGTTCAGATCCTTCAAGATCAGATCAAACTCGCCAGgaggaggctgaaaagag ATGCTGCAGAGGCAGAAGAAGTCTTAAATGGACCTTCTACAAGTATGAGACACACTATCCTGCTCATTTATCTATTTGTGTACATTTATCTTTCCTTGCCTGCAccaatagactgtatataa
- the bend7 gene encoding BEN domain-containing protein 7 isoform X4 gives MEFGERKRRRKSRSFKLVTDEDYDSSCVMNPSCKDPYVEPKVAAVPEVWLGDEGMEIKRQITGMMRLLSDKSSRAYHRVGAEQDSSAKEPLEAGCRAWLHQPAPLSLVSEDHQSNSWSSAEDMGLAPTSTISTPIPNGPGCGQYSTRSKALRILNHSNEVIKVNEANDVVPPAASETPCCMCNCKGTLQAILQELRAMRRLMQAQKVSLERQEQTASPCQPRLGPGPTPRRRPRKRRPIYKVAPLSVSGTRRAALSPLEASPLIAAPAESGKRQESENQQDSSAANRHPVSSEVSVLPPQNNPVTFNNSQSPLLNQLREPRPLESEVRLAKDYDVFISKAQLDSILVNYTRSGSLLFRKLVCAFFDDTTLANSLPNGKRKRGLNDNRKGLDQNIVGAIKVFTEKYCTEHRIEKLPGPRDWVQILQDQIKLARRRLKRDAAEAEEVLNGPSTSMRHTILLIYLFVYIYLSLPAPIDCI, from the exons ATGGAGTttggggagaggaagaggagaaggaagtcTCGGAGCTTCAAACTGGTCACGGATGAAG ATTATGATTCATCTTGTGTGATGAATCCCAGCTGTAAGGATCCATATGTGGAGCCTAAGGTTGCTGCTGTGCCTGAAG TTTGGCTGGGGGATGAGGGCATGGAGATCAAGAGGCAAATTACAGGAATGATGCGACTTCTGAGCGATAAGAGCAGCAGGGCCTATCACCGTGTGGGAGCAGAGCAGGACAGCTCAGCGAAGGAGCCCCTGGAGGCAGGGTGTCGAGCCTGGCTACATCAGCCTGCACCTTTGTCTCTTGTATCAGAGGACCACCAGAGCAACAGCTGGAGCTCCGCAGAGGACATGGGGCTTGCACCGACTTCAACCATATCTACTCCCATCCCCAACGGTCCAGGCTGTGGCCAGTACAGCACCCGCTCCAAGGCCCTGAGGATCCTCAACCACTCAAACGAGGTCATCAAAGTGAATGAGGCTAACG ATGTGGTACCACCTGCTGCGTCAGAGACCCCCTGCTGCATGTGTAACTGTAAGGGCACCTTGCAGGCCATTCTGCAGGAGCTGCGTGCCATGAGGAGGCTGATGCAGGCACAAAAAG TGTCGCTGGAAAGGCAGGAACAGACAGCATCACCATGCCAACCTCGTCTCGGTCCAGGACCCACTCCTCGTCGTAGGCCGCGCAAGAGGAGGCCGATCTATAAAGTGGCACCGCTGAGTGTGTCTGGTACAAGGAGAGCAGCTCTCAGCCCTCTGGAGGCATCGCCACTCATAGCTGCACCTGCAGAATCTGGAAAGAGGCAGGAATCAGAGAACCAGCAGGACTCGTCCGCAGCCAACAGACATCCCGTCtcctctgaggtttctgtgctGCCACCTCAGAACAATCCAGTGACTTTTAACAACTCGCAGAGTCCTCTCCTGAACCAGTTAAGGGAACCTCGGCCATTAGAG TCTGAGGTGCGTCTTGCCAAGGATTACgatgtgtttatttcaaaaGCTCAGCTGGACTCCATCCTCGTCAACTACACACGCTCTGGGAGCCTGCTGTTTCGGAAACTG GTGTGTGCCTTCTTTGATGATACTACCCTGGCCAATTCCTTGCCAAATggtaaaagaaagagaggactCAATGACAATCGTAAGGGCTTGGACCAGAACATTGTAGGTGCCATTAAAG TTTTTACAGAGAAATACTGCACCGAACACCGAATAGAGAAGTTGCCTGGGCCTCGAGACTGGGTTCAGATCCTTCAAGATCAGATCAAACTCGCCAGgaggaggctgaaaagag ATGCTGCAGAGGCAGAAGAAGTCTTAAATGGACCTTCTACAAGTATGAGACACACTATCCTGCTCATTTATCTATTTGTGTACATTTATCTTTCCTTGCCTGCAccaatagactgtatataa
- the cpt1b gene encoding carnitine O-palmitoyltransferase 1, muscle isoform, protein MAEAHQAVGFQFTVRPDGVDLKLSEEVIKNIYLSGVTAWKKRAIQFKNGVLAGVYPASPSSWLIVVIAMMSSLYIRVDPSLGMIDAIKDNLPQRDCMSVQTRAVLSAILFATGLWLFLIYLLRYTLKALLSYHGWIFESHGRMSTSTKVWLSLVKMFSGRRPLLYSFQASLPRLPVPSVDDTVHRYLESVRPLLDSDQYDQMEILANDFKDSKAAQLQRYLKLKSWWATNYVSDWWEEYIYLRGRSPIMVNSNFYIMDLLYMTPTHRQAARVGNVVHAMLQYRRKLERGEHAPLRALGTVPMCSSQMERMFNTTRIPGIETDIVQHLTDRKHLVVYHRGRFFKVWLYTGGRHLLPSELETQFQRILNDTTEPEPGELKLAALTAGNRVPWARARIKYFSQEVNRVSLDAIESAAFFLALDDEPQGYDPAKTNSLDSYAKSLLHGKCYDRWFDKSFTLISYPNGKMGINAEHSWADAPIVGHMWEYVLATDCFHLGYTEEGHCKGDVNKNLPHPTRLQWRIPKECQEVIETSYLLAKQIADDVDFCGHLFSEFGKGLIKKCRTSPDAFIQLALQLAQFRDQGVFCLTYESSMTRMFRDGRTETVRSCTFEAVSFVRAMEDKGVTNTQRLALFRKAADKHQNMYRLAMTGSGIDRHLFCLYFVSKYLGVDSPFLKKVLSETWRLSTSQTPQQQLNLVDINKFPQYVGAGGGFGPVADDGYGVSYIIVGENLITFHISSKFSSPDTDSNRFGQNIRKAMLDIQGLFKPENDKKMVEGGKHAQLENGKKHI, encoded by the exons ATGGCTGAGGCGCATCAGGCGGTGGGCTTCCAGTTCACCGTGCGGCCTGATGGCGTGGACCTTAAACTGAGTGAGGAGGTCATCAAAAACATCTACTTGTCAGGAGTGACGGCATGGAAGAAGAGAGCCATACAATTCAAG AATGGTGTGTTGGCTGGAGTCTATCCAGCCAGCCCGTCCAGCTGGCTGATAGTTGTGATCGCAATGATGAGTTCCCTGTACATTCGCGTAGACCCCTCTCTGGGTATGATTGACGCCATCAAGGACAACCTTCCACAAAG AGACTGTATGTCAGTGCAGACCCGGGCGGTGCTGAGTGCCATCCTCTTTGCCACTGGACTGTGGCTGTTCCTCATCTACCTCCTGAGATACACACTCAAAGCTCTGCTCTCCTACCACGGCTGGATTTTTGAGTCCCATGGAAGAATGAGCACATCTACCAAAGTGTGGCTG AGCCTGGTGAAGATGTTCTCTGGACGCAGACCGCTGCTCTACAGTTTCCAGGCCTCATTACCCAGACTCCCTGTGCCCAGTGTGGATGATACAGTTCACAGG TACCTTGAGTCAGTTCGTCCTCTTCTGGACAGTGACCAGTACGACCAAATGGAGATTTTGGCCAATGACTTTAAAGATTCTAAAGCAGCTCAGCTACAAAGATACTTAAAGCTAAAATCCTGGTGGGCAACAAATTAT GTGAGTGACTGGTGGGAGGAGTACATCTACCTCAGGGGCAGGAGCCCCATCATGGTGAACAGTAACTTCTATATAATG GACCTCCTGTACATGACCCCAACACACCGACAGGCTGCACGCGTGGGGAATGTGGTCCACGCCATGCTGCAGTACAGACGCAAACTGGAACGTGGTGAACATGCACCG cTGAGGGCCTTAGGGACCGTTCCAATGTGTTCCTCTCAGATGGAGAGGATGTTTAACACCACCCGCATCCCTGGCATTGAAACAG ATATTGTGCAGCACCTGACTGACCGTAAGCACCTGGTCGTCTATCACAGGGGCCGCTTCTTCAAAGTGTGGCTGTACACTGGAGGGCGCCACCTTTTACCCAGTGAACTTGAGACACAGTTTCAGAGGATCCTCAATGATACAACAGAGCCTGAGCCAGGAGAGCTCAAATTGGCTGCCCTGACTGCAGGAAACAG AGTTCCATGGGCTCGGGCTCGGATTAAATATTTCAGCCAGGAGGTAAACAGAGTGTCCCTGGATGCCATAGAGTCAGCTGCCTTCTTCCTGGCACTGGACGATGAGCCGCAGGGTTATGACCCAGCAAAGACCAACTCACTGGACAGTTATGCCAAGTCCCTGCTGCATGGAAAATGTTACGACAG GTGGTTCGACAAATCCTTTACCTTGATCTCTTACCCAAATGGAAAAATGGGTATAAATGCTGAACATTCGTGGGCAGATGCACCGATCGTAGGGCATATGTGGGAG TATGTCCTCGCAACGGATTGCTTCCACCTGGGCTACACAGAGGAGGGACACTGTAAAGGTGACGTGAACAAGAACCTGCCCCATCCCACTCGACTACAGTGGAGGATTCCAAAGGAG TGTCAAGAAGTCATCGAGACGTCATACCTGTTAGCCAAGCAGATAGCTGATGACGTGGACTTCTGTGGTCATCTGTTCAGTGAGTTTGGGAAAGGCCTGATCAAGAAGTGCAGGACCAGCCCTGATGCCTTCATTCAGCTCGCCCTGCAGCTGGCACAGTTCAGG GATCAGGGAGTGTTTTGTCTGACGTACGAGTCATCAATGACCCGCATGTTCAGGGACGGTAGGACGGAGACCGTGCGCTCTTGCACCTTTGAGGCGGTGTCATTTGTCAGAGCAATGGAAGACAAAGGTGTAACA AACACCCAGAGACTTGCCCTGTTTCGGAAGGCGGCTGATAAACACCAGAACATGTACCGTCTGGCCATGACCGGTTCTGGCATCGACCGGCACCTCTTCTGTCTCTACTTCGTGTCCAAATACCTTGGTGTTGACTCTCCATTTCTTAAAAAG GTGCTTTCAGAGACATGGAGGTTGTCCACCAGTCAgactccacagcagcagctcaattTAGTTGACATCAACAAGTTCCCTCAATACGTGGGTGCTGGCGGTGGATTTGGACCA GTGGCTGACGATGGTTATGGTGTGTCTTATATCATTGTTGGGGAGAACCTCATCACATTCCATATTTCTAGCAAGTTCTCCAGCCCTGACACA GACTCAAACCGGTTTGGTCAGAACATTCGGAAGGCCATGCTCGATATCCAGGGACTCTTCAAGCCAGAAAATGATAAGAAGATGGTGGAGGGTGGAAAGCATGCACAGCTGGAAAATGGTAAAAAGCACATATAA
- the sephs1 gene encoding selenide, water dikinase 1, which yields MSVRESFNPESYELDKNFRLTRFAELKGTGCKVPQDVLQKLLETLQENHYQEDEQFLGAVMPRLGIGMDTCVIPLRHGGLSLVQTTDYIYPIVDDPYMMGRIACANVLSDLYAMGVTECDNMLMLLGVSNKMSEKERDKVMPLIIQGFKDASEEAGTSVTGGQTVLNPWVVMGGVATTVCQPNEFIMPDNAVPGDVLVLTKPLGTQVAVAVHQWLDIPEKWNKIKLVVTQEDVELAYHEAMMNMARLNRTAAGLMHTFNAHAATDITGFGILGHAQTLARQQRSEVSFVIHNLPVLAKMAAVSKACGNMFGLMHGTCPETSGGLLICLPREQAARFCAEIKSPKYGEGHQAWIIGIVEKGNRTARIIDKPRIIEVAPQAATQNVNPTPGATS from the exons ATGTCTGTGCGGGAGTCCTTCAACCCTGAAAGCTACGAGCTGGACAAGAACTTCAGACTCACACGCTTTGCCGAGCTCAAGGGCACAGGCTGCAAG GTGCCCCAAGATGTGTTACAGAAGCTACTAGAAACCCTACAGGAGAACCACTATCAGGAGGATGAACAGTTCCTGGGGGCAGTTATGCCCCGATTAG gCATAGGTATGGACACTTGTGTGATACCCCTCAGACATGGAGGCCTTTCTCTGGTCCAGACGACAGATTACATCTACCCCATTGTGGATGACCCGTACATGATG GGAAGAATTGCTTGTGCCAATGTTCTAAGTGACCTGTACGCCATGGGAGTGACAGAGTGTGACAACATGTTGATGCTTTTAGGAGTCAGCAACAAAATGTCAGAGAAG gagagagacaaagtCATGCCACTGATCATTCAGGGATTCAAGGATGCGTCAGAGGAGGCAGGCACATCTGTCACAGGAGGACAAACAGTGCTCAACCCCTGGGTGGTGATGGGAGGAGTCGCGACAACAGTCTGCCAGCCCAACGAATTTATCAT GCCAGACAATGCAGTCCCAGGAGACGTGTTGGTGTTGACTAAGCCCCTTGGAACACAAGTTGCTGTTGCAGTACATCAGTGGTTAGATATT CCTGAGAAGTGGAACAAAATAAAGCTGGTGGTAACTCAGGAAGATGTAGAACTGGCCTATCATGAAGCCATGATGAACATGGCTCGGCTCAACAGGACAG CGGCTGGTCTCATGCACACCTTCAATGCCCACGCAGCCACCGACATCACAGGGTTTGGCATCCTTGGCCACGCTCAGACGTTGGCACGACAACAGCGAAGTGAAGTGTCATTTGTCATCCACAACCTCCCAGTGCTCGCCAAGATGGCAGCTGTGTCCAAGGCCTGTGGGAACATGTTTGGTCTCATGCATGGCACCTGCCCTGAAACATCAG GAGGCCTGTTAATCTGTCTACCGCGGGAGCAGGCCGCTCGCTTCTGTGCCGAGATCAAATCACCAAAATACGGAGAGGGCCACCAAGCGTGGATCATCGGGATTGTAGAGAAAGGAAACCGCACTGCTCGCATCATTGACAAACCTCGGATCATAGAGGTGGCACCACAGGCCGCCACGCAGAATGTCAACCCAACTCCTGGTGCAACCTCTTAA